One genomic window of Pelagicoccus enzymogenes includes the following:
- a CDS encoding glycerate kinase family protein, with protein sequence MERALLAKLAPVSMKNALIAFDKFKDALTAHQACQAAAEALAASQPSWNIDISPLADGGDGFCDTLTRISQGRFLECQVTGPLGSETTARYGLVQTAKISAAARDRLALPADVETLAIVEFAQSSGIALVTQEQRSPWTTTSYGLGQTIAHAQSRGADAILIGLGGSATNDLALGALQALGYQFFAGQSQRLETLATPQHWRRVTEIRSPKEKLQLPIRIACDVENPLLGKNGATAVFGPQKGLQPEDFEALEGEMKRLATLLCQASAAEASLMDVPGSGAAGGAAFGLMLGLGGKLVQGAELVFDWSNLRAKLERADLVITGEGRFDASSLQGKGPGSLASLCLGQNKELLVLAGSLGELGDPILSSKAKAISPPELPLPEALARTDRNIRATIEREFAR encoded by the coding sequence TTGGAACGCGCCCTGCTCGCCAAGCTCGCTCCCGTTTCCATGAAAAACGCCCTCATCGCCTTCGACAAATTTAAAGACGCCCTCACTGCCCACCAGGCCTGCCAAGCCGCGGCGGAGGCCTTGGCAGCAAGCCAGCCAAGCTGGAACATCGACATCTCTCCGTTGGCCGACGGAGGCGACGGTTTTTGCGACACCCTCACCCGCATTTCCCAAGGTCGCTTTCTGGAGTGCCAAGTCACCGGTCCCCTCGGCTCCGAAACCACCGCCCGCTACGGGCTGGTCCAGACCGCCAAGATTTCGGCAGCCGCAAGGGACCGCCTCGCCCTTCCCGCCGACGTGGAAACCTTGGCCATCGTGGAATTCGCCCAGTCCAGCGGCATCGCCCTCGTCACCCAAGAGCAGCGCTCCCCCTGGACCACCACCAGCTACGGACTCGGCCAGACCATCGCCCACGCCCAATCCCGCGGCGCCGACGCCATCCTCATCGGACTCGGAGGCTCCGCCACCAACGACCTCGCTCTCGGCGCCCTGCAAGCCCTCGGCTACCAATTTTTTGCAGGCCAAAGCCAAAGGCTCGAGACCCTAGCCACTCCCCAACATTGGAGACGGGTCACCGAAATACGTTCGCCAAAAGAAAAACTTCAACTACCGATCCGCATCGCCTGCGACGTGGAAAACCCGCTTCTCGGGAAAAACGGGGCCACCGCCGTGTTCGGACCGCAAAAAGGGCTGCAGCCCGAAGACTTCGAAGCCTTGGAGGGCGAAATGAAACGCCTCGCCACCCTGCTTTGCCAGGCAAGCGCCGCTGAGGCTTCCCTCATGGACGTTCCGGGCAGTGGGGCTGCTGGAGGCGCCGCCTTCGGCTTGATGCTGGGCCTTGGCGGAAAGCTGGTCCAGGGGGCCGAATTGGTTTTCGATTGGTCGAATCTACGGGCAAAGTTGGAAAGAGCCGATCTCGTGATAACTGGCGAAGGCCGCTTCGACGCCTCTTCCCTGCAGGGAAAAGGCCCGGGCTCCCTCGCAAGCCTCTGCCTGGGCCAAAACAAGGAACTCCTCGTGCTCGCCGGCAGTCTAGGGGAACTGGGCGATCCGATTCTCTCGTCAAAAGCCAAGGCGATTTCCCCGCCCGAACTCCCCTTGCCGGAAGCGCTCGCGCGAACCGATCGCAATATCCGAGCAACGATAGAGAGAGAATTCGCTCGGTAG
- a CDS encoding BON domain-containing protein, with translation MKTFFLALILGIFIGSIVTHYFADPQAYQNLQEAKASLFGEEPEETETSEPSASNDESEPARFEVGSGDLQDEQGPTDSSPHPIPLPKPATKPEAAAPSENEPPAPSEETEPSPTPDAAEAVAPEAENKAPEKPKSRSEELIEEGVKKTEEIAKTVSEKAKEVAEEAKPLIEDGIDLTIAAGIRAQYKLERRLDSDAIKISVKDQIVTLSGNVKSEDAKKLAIEIAVFTKGVNGVEETLSIVE, from the coding sequence ATGAAAACTTTCTTCCTCGCTCTCATCCTCGGCATCTTCATCGGCTCCATCGTGACCCACTACTTCGCCGACCCGCAAGCCTACCAAAACCTGCAGGAGGCCAAAGCGAGCCTCTTCGGTGAAGAACCGGAGGAAACCGAAACCAGCGAGCCTAGCGCATCCAACGACGAATCAGAACCTGCCCGCTTCGAAGTCGGCAGCGGGGATCTCCAAGACGAGCAAGGCCCCACGGACTCCAGCCCTCACCCCATTCCCCTTCCCAAACCGGCGACAAAACCGGAGGCGGCCGCTCCTTCCGAGAACGAGCCCCCCGCTCCCTCCGAGGAAACAGAGCCGAGCCCCACGCCGGACGCAGCGGAGGCGGTTGCTCCCGAAGCGGAGAACAAGGCGCCAGAAAAGCCCAAGTCACGCTCCGAGGAGCTGATCGAGGAAGGCGTCAAGAAGACCGAGGAGATCGCCAAAACCGTCAGCGAAAAAGCCAAGGAAGTCGCCGAAGAAGCCAAGCCGCTCATCGAGGACGGCATCGACCTGACTATCGCCGCGGGGATCCGAGCCCAGTACAAGCTGGAGCGACGCCTCGACTCCGACGCCATCAAGATTTCCGTGAAGGACCAGATCGTGACCCTGTCCGGAAACGTCAAATCGGAGGACGCCAAAAAGTTGGCCATCGAGATCGCCGTCTTCACCAAAGGGGTGAACGGAGTGGAGGAGACTTTGAGCATCGTGGAGTAA
- a CDS encoding TrmH family RNA methyltransferase — translation MKNEQSDSPWGRKRSSEKREPQERRDFKKSRRPDGRAGGRFKDRPQRGGRPPAKRDGVKPEVIRTAQGEQWLEPVCGVHAVGSVFHCKPFIVERLYFDAELAPMFGEICKFLAKEKKPYNQVEFDELARQAGTPHHGGVVAIVRRRQPEMATTKAAEFWAKEGMPLLILDGVSNPENLGRLARTSAYFGVEKFLIADSRKQARPNEVAYRAARGGLDMVDLRLVDNVPSFLKGVRKTHFVIGVDLEGPGLPEHLAICPEEEIDKPVAIVIGNEESGLLDSTKQECSVLVGIPGSGAIDRLDVATEAALLLQKYLVEA, via the coding sequence TTGAAAAACGAGCAGTCAGATTCACCATGGGGACGTAAGCGTTCGAGCGAAAAGCGAGAGCCGCAGGAGCGTCGCGACTTCAAGAAAAGCCGTCGTCCGGACGGGCGTGCCGGAGGGCGTTTCAAGGACCGCCCGCAGCGCGGAGGCCGGCCTCCTGCCAAGCGTGACGGGGTCAAGCCGGAGGTGATTCGCACGGCCCAGGGCGAGCAATGGCTGGAACCGGTTTGCGGCGTGCACGCGGTTGGCAGCGTCTTCCACTGCAAGCCGTTCATCGTGGAGCGTCTCTATTTCGACGCGGAGCTGGCTCCGATGTTTGGCGAAATCTGCAAGTTCTTGGCCAAGGAGAAGAAGCCTTACAACCAAGTCGAGTTCGACGAGCTCGCTCGCCAAGCGGGAACGCCGCATCACGGCGGGGTGGTTGCGATCGTCCGGCGTCGCCAGCCAGAGATGGCGACGACCAAGGCGGCGGAGTTTTGGGCGAAGGAAGGCATGCCGCTGTTGATTCTTGATGGCGTGAGCAATCCGGAGAACCTGGGACGCCTGGCCCGCACTTCCGCCTACTTTGGGGTGGAGAAATTTTTGATCGCCGACTCGCGCAAGCAGGCCCGACCGAACGAAGTGGCCTATCGGGCGGCTCGTGGCGGACTGGACATGGTGGACCTGCGTCTGGTGGACAATGTGCCGAGCTTCCTCAAAGGCGTTCGCAAGACGCACTTCGTGATCGGAGTCGATTTGGAAGGGCCCGGCTTGCCCGAGCACCTGGCCATTTGTCCGGAGGAGGAAATCGACAAGCCAGTCGCTATCGTCATCGGCAATGAGGAGTCAGGTTTGCTGGATTCCACCAAGCAGGAGTGTTCGGTTTTGGTTGGCATTCCGGGCAGCGGCGCGATCGACCGGCTGGACGTGGCTACGGAAGCGGCTTTGCTTTTGCAGAAGTATTTGGTGGAAGCGTAG
- a CDS encoding DUF2062 domain-containing protein, whose protein sequence is MNEPRASRITIPSHMKNNVETETRQDEEHRSRVHSRIRRTKRFLRPLPRRANLHRWPVIKWFAKAARKTPHLWRFGEREVRMAIYMGSIIAFLPIFGAQFAVAFLVALALRANLLVIMSVQLVTNPITFAPIYLLTKMFGAWLVDIWGLPSLHSGISKGAYEMIIGGLVVGIIFGFIVDLVFRFFVFRRLNKSVNVKRMLKS, encoded by the coding sequence TTGAACGAACCCCGAGCCTCCCGCATTACCATCCCCTCCCACATGAAGAACAACGTCGAGACCGAGACACGCCAAGATGAAGAGCATCGCTCTCGCGTGCACTCTCGCATTCGACGCACCAAGAGGTTTCTGCGTCCCCTGCCGCGCCGGGCCAACCTGCACCGCTGGCCGGTAATCAAGTGGTTCGCCAAGGCAGCTCGCAAGACCCCTCACCTTTGGAGGTTCGGAGAACGGGAAGTTCGCATGGCGATCTACATGGGGAGCATCATTGCCTTCCTGCCGATTTTCGGTGCCCAGTTCGCAGTCGCTTTCCTTGTCGCCCTTGCCCTACGAGCCAACTTGCTCGTCATCATGTCCGTGCAACTAGTGACGAATCCCATCACTTTCGCTCCCATTTACCTGCTCACAAAAATGTTCGGAGCCTGGCTGGTCGACATCTGGGGGCTGCCCTCCTTGCATTCCGGCATTTCCAAGGGAGCCTACGAAATGATTATCGGCGGACTGGTAGTCGGCATCATCTTCGGATTCATCGTCGACCTCGTCTTCCGCTTCTTCGTGTTCCGACGCCTAAATAAGAGCGTAAACGTTAAGCGGATGCTTAAAAGTTAG
- a CDS encoding CPBP family intramembrane glutamic endopeptidase — MKEPLELSRPWRRLFPSPLVLVLLLFVALTALRAYGYFGSDILHGPPIMLGFVLMWFVPLVFLTRYGRKQIGFGRKLSWKWNAIGILLGAAAAGFCYLLGLLLYGKSDQNWFVSVAYAFQTDERIALLPRHIAYIAFTVPAIVASPVGEEIFFRGVTEQANRDRMSPRAAACFAAALFALAHLIHHGIYRGFEGIEVMPVSGAIWFVLMFATSLVFSFVRQKGSSIWTAIFAHAAFNLVMNTTIFYSLMVTHPQTS; from the coding sequence ATGAAAGAGCCGCTCGAACTGAGCCGACCCTGGCGTCGCCTTTTCCCCTCTCCCCTCGTCCTCGTCCTCCTGTTGTTCGTCGCTCTCACCGCCTTAAGGGCCTACGGCTACTTCGGCAGCGACATTCTCCATGGCCCGCCCATCATGCTCGGATTCGTGCTCATGTGGTTCGTGCCCCTCGTTTTCCTCACGCGCTACGGACGCAAGCAGATCGGCTTCGGCCGCAAGCTATCTTGGAAGTGGAACGCCATCGGCATATTGCTAGGAGCGGCGGCAGCCGGCTTCTGCTACCTGCTAGGGCTCTTGCTCTACGGAAAAAGCGACCAAAACTGGTTCGTCAGCGTGGCCTACGCGTTCCAGACCGACGAACGAATCGCCCTGCTCCCCCGCCACATCGCCTACATCGCCTTCACCGTACCCGCCATCGTGGCCAGTCCGGTAGGGGAAGAAATCTTCTTTCGCGGCGTCACCGAGCAAGCCAACCGCGACCGCATGAGCCCGCGAGCCGCCGCCTGCTTCGCCGCCGCCCTCTTCGCCCTCGCCCACCTCATCCACCACGGAATCTACCGCGGATTCGAAGGGATCGAGGTCATGCCCGTTTCCGGGGCGATTTGGTTCGTCCTGATGTTCGCCACCAGTCTCGTATTCAGTTTCGTGAGACAAAAAGGCAGCTCGATCTGGACGGCGATCTTCGCCCACGCAGCCTTCAATCTGGTCATGAACACCACCATCTTCTACTCCCTGATGGTCACCCATCCACAAACCAGCTAA
- the modC gene encoding molybdenum ABC transporter ATP-binding protein, which translates to MKISFDLQLRKGDFYLAAKADLPADSVTAIVGHSGAGKSTLLRCLAGLEKTALGSIQVGEEAWLKEGHSLAPHFRRIGYVFQHAALFHHLSVAQNLNYARKRSLDGELFPLEEIAQVTRIQHLLERNPQSLSGGERQRVAIARAIASNPQILFLDEPLSAVDETARSQLLDELERIFRSFQIPALYVTHNLVEAARLSSHALRLENGRITSNAVTRQVLTPTQIADGSDPFSIVEIRSRRDLPEEGLAELDTAIGPLLVSAANLPRELPKCILIRGRDVGLSLSLLPETSILNQISATVRSVHEHSASQVLVQLSCQGGTLYALVTRRSAQRLLLAPQRPVYALVKSVTLQAEA; encoded by the coding sequence ATGAAGATCAGCTTCGACCTCCAGTTGAGAAAAGGGGACTTCTACCTCGCTGCCAAGGCCGACCTCCCTGCCGACTCGGTCACCGCCATCGTGGGACACTCGGGAGCCGGCAAATCCACCTTGCTCCGTTGCTTGGCCGGTCTGGAGAAGACGGCCCTCGGCTCCATCCAAGTCGGCGAAGAGGCATGGCTCAAGGAGGGTCACAGCCTCGCCCCTCACTTCCGCCGCATTGGCTACGTTTTTCAGCATGCCGCCCTCTTCCACCACCTCAGCGTAGCCCAAAACCTCAACTACGCTCGCAAGCGATCCCTCGACGGAGAACTCTTCCCGCTCGAGGAAATCGCCCAAGTCACCCGCATCCAGCACCTGCTGGAACGCAATCCGCAAAGCCTCTCCGGCGGCGAGCGCCAACGGGTAGCCATCGCTCGGGCCATCGCCTCCAACCCTCAAATCCTCTTCCTCGACGAGCCGCTGTCCGCCGTCGACGAAACCGCTCGTTCCCAATTGCTCGACGAGCTGGAACGCATCTTTCGCAGTTTCCAAATCCCCGCCCTCTACGTCACCCACAACCTCGTGGAAGCAGCCCGCCTGAGCAGCCACGCGCTCCGCTTGGAAAACGGACGCATCACCTCCAATGCCGTAACCCGCCAGGTCCTCACACCTACCCAGATCGCCGACGGCAGCGACCCCTTCTCCATCGTAGAGATTCGCTCTCGTCGCGACTTGCCGGAAGAGGGTTTGGCCGAGCTTGATACCGCGATCGGCCCGCTACTCGTATCAGCCGCCAACCTGCCGCGCGAGCTTCCAAAATGCATCCTCATCCGCGGAAGGGATGTCGGCCTTAGCCTCTCGCTCCTCCCTGAGACCAGCATCCTGAACCAGATTTCCGCCACCGTGCGATCCGTGCACGAGCACTCGGCCAGCCAGGTTCTGGTCCAGCTTTCATGCCAAGGCGGAACCCTCTACGCCCTCGTCACCCGCCGTTCCGCCCAAAGGCTCCTGCTCGCTCCCCAGCGTCCCGTTTACGCCCTCGTCAAAAGCGTGACCCTGCAAGCAGAAGCTTGA
- the modB gene encoding molybdate ABC transporter permease subunit, translating to MNVSEIWIPLALTLKLAAVTTALLLLLCAPLAWWLAHTRSRFKPFLEAIVALPLVLPPSVLGFYLLVCLAPSGPIGQLSAALGGPALVFSFPGLVIGSLLYSLPFVAQPLQNAFASLSSEQREAAATLGASPLDRFFSIALPQAKGGILTATVLGFAHTLGEFGVVLMIGGSIPGETRTLSIAIYESVEMLEYGKAHLLAGTVLALSFLLLVPIYALNRSNRFFQR from the coding sequence ATGAACGTATCCGAAATCTGGATTCCGCTAGCCCTCACCCTCAAGCTAGCCGCCGTCACCACCGCTCTGCTGCTTTTACTCTGCGCCCCGCTTGCATGGTGGCTGGCCCACACCCGCTCTCGCTTCAAACCCTTCCTGGAAGCGATCGTCGCCCTCCCTCTCGTGCTACCTCCCAGCGTGCTGGGCTTCTACCTGCTGGTCTGCCTGGCTCCTAGCGGCCCCATCGGGCAGCTCTCGGCCGCCTTGGGGGGCCCCGCCCTCGTCTTCTCCTTTCCCGGCCTCGTCATCGGTTCCTTACTCTACTCCCTTCCCTTCGTGGCTCAACCCCTGCAAAACGCCTTCGCGTCCCTCAGTTCCGAGCAGCGAGAGGCCGCAGCCACCCTCGGAGCCTCACCGCTGGACCGCTTTTTCAGCATAGCCCTTCCCCAAGCCAAGGGCGGCATCCTGACCGCGACCGTCCTCGGCTTCGCCCACACCCTCGGAGAATTTGGAGTCGTGCTCATGATCGGCGGCAGCATCCCCGGCGAAACCCGAACCCTCTCCATCGCTATCTACGAAAGCGTGGAAATGCTGGAGTACGGGAAAGCCCACCTCCTCGCTGGCACCGTACTGGCCCTCAGCTTCCTCCTGCTCGTTCCCATCTACGCCCTCAACCGAAGCAACCGCTTCTTCCAACGATGA
- the modA gene encoding molybdate ABC transporter substrate-binding protein, with the protein MTRHLLAIAAALAISAPLIGEASLRIAVASNFHQTLSKIAAAYQGEHPEAELVLIPGSSGKLYAQIAKGAAFDAFFSADVERPKKLEELKIAPPETRFTFALGVLAFWQPGSQAAAFSQTQTLARANAQLAPFGAAAAEATERLPFPPHRTVTAVSVAQAFTFAQSGAADSAFVSYSQLRQLGIAEREYILVAPDLHAPIAQQAIALNTRAETLAFLKFCQSPHAQAIIVADGYRTP; encoded by the coding sequence ATGACCCGCCACCTTCTCGCCATCGCCGCCGCACTGGCGATCAGCGCACCGCTGATCGGAGAAGCGTCGCTGCGAATCGCGGTCGCCTCAAATTTCCACCAAACGCTGTCGAAAATCGCCGCTGCCTACCAAGGCGAGCACCCCGAGGCCGAGCTCGTCCTCATCCCCGGATCTAGCGGCAAGCTCTATGCCCAGATCGCCAAGGGAGCTGCCTTCGACGCCTTTTTCTCCGCCGACGTCGAACGCCCCAAAAAGTTGGAGGAATTGAAAATCGCCCCTCCTGAAACCCGTTTCACCTTCGCCCTCGGCGTCCTCGCCTTTTGGCAGCCTGGATCCCAAGCAGCCGCCTTCTCCCAAACCCAGACCCTCGCCCGAGCCAATGCTCAACTTGCCCCCTTCGGAGCCGCGGCTGCTGAAGCCACCGAGCGCCTTCCCTTCCCTCCTCACCGCACCGTTACCGCTGTCAGCGTTGCCCAAGCCTTCACCTTCGCGCAAAGCGGCGCGGCCGACTCCGCCTTCGTATCCTACTCCCAACTACGACAGCTTGGGATCGCCGAAAGGGAATACATCCTCGTAGCCCCCGACTTGCACGCTCCTATCGCCCAGCAAGCGATTGCCCTGAACACGCGAGCGGAAACCCTGGCCTTTCTGAAATTCTGCCAAAGCCCACACGCCCAGGCTATCATTGTCGCCGACGGCTATCGCACCCCATGA
- a CDS encoding class I SAM-dependent methyltransferase, translated as MSGRRGEGGLGEALAEVDRFAATMDAEAKRYWMLHRKRFEWVADFACHHAPESGDYRLLDVGNSFQTVLLKAALPYSQVDTLGFYDYRFSAGEGSRHFEMDLNDAYLEEKWPRLESEDAAYDLIVFAEVIEHLYTSPEQVFHFLKTLLRPSGRILVQTPNAAALKKRLRLLCGKNPYELIRLDRGNPGHFRELTVADLRGYAKRCGLQVEGVWMDSKLVDGKRFDRVCDRISRYLPAGLRGGISMSLRLG; from the coding sequence GTGAGCGGGCGGCGAGGAGAGGGCGGTTTGGGCGAGGCGTTAGCCGAAGTCGACCGCTTTGCCGCGACCATGGACGCGGAGGCCAAACGATATTGGATGCTGCATCGCAAGCGTTTCGAATGGGTCGCGGATTTCGCTTGCCACCATGCTCCGGAGAGCGGCGACTACCGTTTGCTTGACGTGGGGAACTCCTTTCAAACCGTTTTGCTGAAGGCCGCGCTCCCGTATTCACAAGTGGATACATTGGGGTTTTACGATTACCGTTTTTCGGCGGGCGAAGGCTCGCGCCATTTCGAGATGGATCTCAACGACGCGTACTTGGAGGAAAAGTGGCCGCGTTTGGAGAGCGAGGATGCCGCTTACGACTTGATCGTGTTCGCGGAGGTCATCGAGCACCTCTACACCTCGCCAGAGCAGGTGTTCCACTTCCTGAAGACGCTGCTGCGTCCGTCGGGACGAATCTTAGTCCAGACGCCGAACGCGGCTGCCTTGAAGAAGCGCTTGCGGTTGTTGTGTGGAAAAAATCCCTACGAGCTGATTCGCTTGGATCGCGGCAATCCCGGGCATTTTCGGGAGCTCACCGTGGCGGACTTGCGTGGCTACGCGAAGCGCTGCGGCTTGCAGGTGGAGGGCGTTTGGATGGACAGCAAGCTTGTGGACGGCAAGCGATTCGACCGGGTTTGCGACCGGATCTCCCGCTATCTGCCTGCAGGGCTGCGAGGTGGGATCAGCATGAGCCTTCGCTTGGGTTAG